In Pajaroellobacter abortibovis, the following are encoded in one genomic region:
- a CDS encoding DUF2334 domain-containing protein has protein sequence MRIHVSIHDVSPVFAEEVEAALAYCRQAGVVPTLLVVPNFHGQWPLSHHPDFCARLRKLQGQGHEIFLHGLTHQSRTQPPSKRVTHHAPTLRPSQPTGLSWHFAQRMVSNYEAEFFDLSLAEADERLQQGIETFNLVGLQVHGFIPPAWSMPCWMLSLLAKHGFSFTEDHTTIYNPCIGLKKKSVVLNYATRSPARLLSTAAYCRLMRHAHRITPLRFVIHPTDMRYVLIRHEIERFLKWGKGAFVPKGEDLFAYS, from the coding sequence ATGCGCATCCATGTTTCCATTCACGATGTCTCCCCCGTATTTGCGGAGGAGGTTGAAGCAGCTCTCGCTTATTGCAGACAAGCAGGAGTCGTCCCAACTCTTCTAGTCGTCCCTAATTTTCATGGACAGTGGCCTCTCTCTCACCATCCTGATTTCTGCGCTCGTTTACGCAAGCTGCAGGGACAAGGTCACGAAATCTTTTTACACGGACTGACTCACCAAAGCCGTACCCAGCCCCCTTCAAAACGGGTCACTCATCATGCCCCCACCCTTCGACCGAGTCAACCGACAGGACTGTCTTGGCATTTCGCTCAGCGGATGGTCTCCAACTACGAAGCCGAATTTTTTGATCTCTCTCTAGCAGAAGCAGATGAACGCCTGCAGCAGGGGATAGAAACCTTTAATCTTGTCGGCCTGCAAGTCCACGGATTTATCCCACCCGCATGGTCGATGCCCTGTTGGATGCTGTCCCTCCTCGCCAAGCATGGATTTTCTTTCACTGAAGATCACACCACCATTTATAACCCTTGCATAGGACTGAAGAAAAAGAGTGTTGTTCTCAATTACGCCACACGTTCTCCAGCTCGCCTGCTTTCTACAGCAGCGTACTGTCGGCTTATGCGCCATGCTCACAGGATCACCCCCCTCCGTTTTGTGATTCATCCCACCGATATGCGCTATGTTCTGATTCGTCACGAAATCGAACGATTTCTTAAATGGGGAAAAGGCGCATTTGTGCCCAAAGGCGAAGATCTGTTTGCTTATTCTTAA
- a CDS encoding glycosyltransferase: MTTKMHVLGQRGISSIIIAPGPYQETIEQGRGRMIRLAASPVPYDPSYFLFTSPLKARSIIVKEQPDVVEIHSPYGAALSALIAPRFPHGIRTFVWHSDFIETYMTQGPLQQLPSFLQQMIARPFWTTIRAIATRCDATFAASKKQVQKLQEQGVPRVVHLPFGVDRTVFNPYAKDPALREQLLGPERKHAFLLIGVGRFAFEKRWDVVIDAFIQFRKRHEAVLVLIGDGPEQKSLKTQAAHHPDIHWMTFQRDRAYLARLFASADALVHGCSVETFGLVLAEAISCALPLVVPNAGGAAEQAKKACAELYTPGNSTDCATALERLLLQPQEQLRNCALQAAIDVYSLDDHFDRLLDIYCTLLSSKVSLRHSPS, translated from the coding sequence TTGACTACAAAGATGCATGTTCTAGGCCAAAGAGGGATCTCTTCTATCATCATTGCACCTGGCCCGTATCAAGAAACAATCGAGCAAGGTCGAGGTCGGATGATACGCCTTGCAGCCTCCCCCGTCCCGTACGATCCGAGCTATTTCTTGTTCACATCGCCTCTTAAAGCTCGAAGCATCATCGTTAAAGAACAACCGGATGTCGTCGAGATCCATTCCCCCTACGGAGCAGCTCTCAGCGCACTGATAGCCCCCCGCTTTCCACACGGCATTCGCACATTTGTATGGCACAGTGATTTCATTGAAACCTATATGACCCAAGGTCCCCTTCAACAACTCCCCTCTTTTCTCCAGCAGATGATCGCTCGCCCTTTCTGGACCACGATTCGCGCGATCGCCACACGCTGCGATGCAACTTTTGCAGCCTCGAAGAAACAAGTGCAAAAATTGCAGGAGCAAGGGGTTCCTCGAGTGGTTCACCTCCCTTTCGGTGTTGATCGCACCGTTTTTAACCCGTATGCCAAAGACCCTGCACTTCGAGAGCAACTCTTAGGTCCGGAGCGCAAGCACGCTTTCCTCCTCATAGGGGTAGGGAGATTCGCCTTTGAAAAACGGTGGGATGTGGTGATCGACGCATTTATCCAATTCCGCAAACGACATGAGGCTGTTCTGGTGCTGATAGGCGACGGACCTGAACAAAAATCCCTTAAAACACAAGCGGCGCACCATCCCGATATCCATTGGATGACATTTCAACGCGATCGAGCCTACCTTGCACGCCTCTTTGCCAGTGCAGATGCCCTGGTACATGGCTGCTCCGTCGAGACGTTCGGATTAGTCCTCGCCGAAGCGATCAGCTGCGCCCTCCCACTTGTGGTCCCTAACGCAGGAGGAGCCGCTGAGCAGGCTAAAAAAGCCTGTGCGGAACTCTACACTCCTGGCAATTCCACCGATTGCGCGACTGCGCTCGAGCGATTGCTGCTGCAGCCACAAGAGCAGCTTCGAAATTGTGCCTTACAAGCGGCTATTGATGTATATTCTCTTGACGATCACTTTGATCGTCTACTCGATATATACTGTACGCTGCTCTCCTCAAAAGTATCCTTACGCCATTCACCCTCTTGA
- a CDS encoding glycosyltransferase, which translates to MHLCSQMTSNTPSSLRVEFRNVDHFQGHVPSFPDFKDVEEQQTVYPLKHMVNKDQKEKTKGKRADFYQLTDLYQRPLRVGILSDFIRVPYANGAIFQTRALYQELRRYGQKVTVVGPYDPDVSPEEMSMDAVALPSLPLHTYPGVFLPLPSASWVRDVKSWDFDLCYAQTTTLLVELGIWLRYAKGIPLLCVNTTHLIAAYDVLLPEKISKIKAVHTILEKLFRRPYEKFFTYLYNQSDGLVVLSEGLRDYWQKLGVRVPIYVIPRTIQADIFDRSIRGNPYLKLLGDKVQGLRLLCVGRHTREKSQDRVIRIFARNILSACPEATLTLVGQGPDTDYYRRVACQLGVQDRVFFTGEVPFTDMLEYYSYGDVFVHASLSETYGNVLGEALWCGMPVVAFEDGMGASSQIKHGVNGILIQPGCSSEEQEQADAVFGKAVLQLASSPEARASMGKTAASMAKEHVSSANIQQRMVDAFMGACQHRARSNMDSARMNSPFYQLWLKWIHFGTWISLSLGLFLLGLLRPSRVDFRKPHLHPSLYR; encoded by the coding sequence ATGCATCTTTGTAGTCAAATGACTTCGAACACCCCCTCCTCGCTCCGAGTAGAATTCCGTAATGTCGATCACTTTCAAGGGCACGTTCCTTCTTTTCCTGACTTCAAAGATGTGGAAGAGCAGCAAACAGTTTACCCTCTAAAACATATGGTTAACAAGGATCAAAAAGAAAAAACGAAGGGTAAGCGTGCGGATTTTTATCAGTTGACAGACCTCTACCAGCGTCCTTTGCGTGTGGGTATCCTGAGCGATTTTATCCGGGTCCCTTATGCCAATGGTGCTATTTTTCAGACACGTGCACTGTATCAAGAATTGCGTCGGTATGGTCAAAAAGTAACAGTTGTAGGTCCATATGATCCAGATGTGTCCCCTGAAGAAATGTCCATGGATGCAGTTGCGTTACCTAGTCTCCCTCTTCATACCTACCCTGGTGTTTTTCTGCCTTTGCCTTCTGCGTCTTGGGTGAGGGATGTGAAATCGTGGGATTTTGATCTGTGTTATGCGCAGACGACGACTCTTCTGGTGGAGCTTGGGATCTGGTTGCGCTACGCAAAGGGGATTCCGTTACTCTGTGTGAATACGACGCATCTTATAGCAGCTTATGATGTGCTTCTCCCTGAGAAAATCTCCAAGATTAAAGCTGTCCATACGATTTTAGAGAAGCTTTTCAGAAGGCCTTACGAAAAGTTTTTCACGTATTTGTACAACCAAAGCGATGGATTGGTTGTATTGAGTGAAGGGCTTCGCGATTACTGGCAAAAGTTGGGTGTTAGAGTCCCTATTTACGTGATTCCTCGTACGATTCAAGCCGATATATTTGATCGGTCAATAAGAGGAAATCCTTATCTAAAACTGCTTGGAGATAAAGTACAAGGGCTCCGCCTGCTCTGTGTGGGGAGGCATACGCGGGAAAAGTCTCAAGATCGAGTTATCCGGATTTTCGCTCGCAATATTCTCTCTGCTTGTCCAGAAGCAACGCTTACTCTGGTCGGACAAGGGCCTGATACGGACTATTATCGCCGGGTTGCTTGCCAATTAGGAGTGCAGGATCGTGTCTTTTTTACAGGGGAAGTCCCCTTTACGGACATGCTCGAGTATTATTCATATGGGGATGTGTTTGTGCATGCTTCCTTGAGTGAAACCTATGGGAATGTCCTTGGTGAGGCGCTGTGGTGCGGTATGCCTGTGGTAGCTTTTGAAGATGGAATGGGGGCTAGCTCTCAAATTAAACATGGAGTGAATGGTATTTTAATCCAGCCGGGTTGCTCTTCAGAAGAACAAGAGCAAGCAGATGCTGTCTTTGGAAAGGCTGTGTTGCAGCTTGCTTCTTCTCCAGAAGCACGTGCCAGTATGGGAAAAACGGCAGCTTCTATGGCTAAGGAACATGTCTCTTCAGCAAATATCCAACAGAGGATGGTGGACGCTTTTATGGGTGCATGTCAGCATAGAGCTCGTTCGAATATGGATTCTGCTCGCATGAATTCACCTTTCTATCAGCTGTGGTTGAAGTGGATTCATTTTGGGACTTGGATTAGTCTCTCACTTGGTCTGTTTCTTCTAGGTTTGCTTCGACCGTCACGTGTCGATTTTAGAAAGCCTCATCTTCATCCGTCCCTCTATCGATAA
- a CDS encoding NAD-dependent epimerase/dehydratase family protein, whose amino-acid sequence MHWLVTGGVGFIGFHLTRALLQRGDRVTIADDFSNAPYPTYEKRRNQRDLETEFGHSVQIREVCITDRITLEPLFKEIDGIIHLAGLAGVRSSFQDPCRYLRVNIEGTTNLLELAKLHSIDQILIASSSSVYGDSTPLPAKEEAVAILPQSPYAASKRASELVAYSLMQGLPRIRCSALRFFTVYGPRQRPEMAITLFCRALIQQKPLPLFGNGSMRRDFTHVDDIVRGILAASENAPQGFSIYNLGSGSPITLTDLTEQLEHTTGRKALIEREEIPRGDVQATFADITRARQELGWEPRISLSEGLKTVFAWVQEHG is encoded by the coding sequence ATGCACTGGCTGGTCACTGGAGGAGTCGGCTTCATTGGATTTCATCTAACGCGTGCACTTCTCCAGCGTGGAGATCGAGTCACCATTGCAGATGATTTTAGTAATGCACCGTACCCTACCTACGAGAAGCGGCGGAATCAACGCGATCTAGAAACTGAATTTGGCCATTCGGTTCAGATAAGAGAAGTGTGCATCACTGATCGTATCACTCTGGAGCCTCTCTTCAAAGAGATTGACGGGATAATCCACTTGGCTGGCCTGGCAGGCGTCCGCTCCTCTTTTCAAGATCCCTGCCGCTACCTCCGGGTCAATATCGAGGGAACCACCAACCTGCTTGAACTAGCGAAGCTGCACTCGATCGATCAGATCTTGATCGCTTCCAGCTCCTCAGTTTACGGAGATTCTACACCTCTTCCAGCGAAAGAAGAGGCTGTCGCAATTCTCCCCCAATCTCCTTATGCAGCTTCTAAGCGCGCTTCCGAATTGGTTGCTTACTCACTCATGCAAGGTCTACCCAGAATTCGGTGCAGTGCTTTGCGCTTTTTTACCGTTTATGGCCCTCGCCAAAGACCAGAAATGGCCATTACCCTATTCTGTCGCGCATTGATACAACAAAAACCTCTCCCCCTTTTTGGAAACGGTTCCATGAGACGCGACTTCACCCACGTCGACGACATTGTGCGAGGTATTCTAGCCGCCTCAGAAAACGCTCCTCAGGGCTTCTCTATCTATAACTTAGGATCGGGCTCACCGATCACGCTCACCGATTTGACTGAACAGCTTGAACACACAACAGGAAGAAAAGCGCTCATCGAAAGAGAAGAGATACCTCGCGGCGATGTACAAGCGACCTTCGCTGACATTACGCGTGCCCGACAAGAGCTGGGTTGGGAGCCTCGCATCTCCCTTTCTGAAGGATTGAAGACCGTTTTCGCATGGGTTCAAGAGCACGGGTAA
- a CDS encoding UDP-glucose dehydrogenase family protein produces MHFRLAVFGVGYVGLVTSAGLSALGHEVLTVDIDQEKIDLLKEGTIPIYEPHLGELVQKNVRNKRLHFSTTLISPFDEADIYFIAVGTPPSPNGTASLDAVWKVADWITQKAEKPALLCVKSTVPLGTCDKLQKRVASSRVPLEVVSNPEFLKEGNAVNDFFKPDRIIVGVRSQQAQQTMRHLYAPLQLSSERILFTDPRSSELIKYASNTMLAIRISFMNELSQLCDATGADIHDVRLGIGSDPRIGKQFLYAGPGYGGSCFPKDVKALIAFSRSHQVPMRIAEAAEQANEAQSLFVHQLVTRAIGDLQGKQIALWGLSFKPETDDIRESPALKLTRAFLEEGARVVGHDPKAGNHFANAFREETQVQICSDQYEALHGAHALLLLTEWQTYRAPLFERMRELLQQGPQGDPPAIIDSRNLWHGEEVIKAGLRYYGLGTRLYSPIDYPPSAPSRSTSTASPVSKVPLFLGSTFPFPGKENV; encoded by the coding sequence ATGCATTTTCGTTTAGCTGTATTTGGAGTAGGATACGTAGGGTTAGTCACCAGTGCAGGGCTGAGTGCTTTGGGACACGAAGTCCTTACGGTTGATATTGACCAGGAAAAAATCGATCTGCTGAAAGAGGGCACTATCCCCATCTACGAACCGCACCTCGGAGAGCTTGTTCAAAAAAATGTGCGCAACAAGCGGCTTCATTTTTCAACAACGCTGATCTCGCCTTTTGATGAAGCAGATATCTATTTTATTGCAGTAGGGACCCCCCCTTCTCCAAATGGGACGGCTTCGCTAGATGCTGTATGGAAAGTTGCGGACTGGATCACACAGAAAGCGGAAAAGCCTGCTCTTCTCTGTGTTAAGAGCACCGTCCCGCTAGGAACTTGTGATAAGCTTCAAAAACGAGTGGCTTCCAGCAGAGTCCCTCTCGAAGTGGTTTCCAATCCGGAATTTCTCAAGGAAGGGAACGCAGTCAATGACTTTTTTAAGCCCGACCGTATCATTGTTGGGGTGCGATCCCAACAGGCCCAACAGACAATGCGCCACTTGTATGCTCCGCTCCAGCTTTCCAGTGAACGTATCCTTTTCACGGACCCTCGTTCAAGTGAACTGATCAAGTATGCGTCCAACACAATGCTGGCTATCCGCATCTCCTTTATGAATGAGCTTTCCCAACTCTGTGATGCAACAGGGGCTGACATTCATGATGTTCGCCTAGGCATTGGCTCCGATCCGCGCATTGGAAAGCAGTTTCTCTATGCAGGGCCAGGATACGGAGGTTCCTGTTTCCCTAAGGACGTTAAGGCATTGATCGCATTCAGCCGCTCGCATCAGGTCCCAATGCGCATTGCAGAAGCTGCAGAGCAAGCAAACGAAGCCCAAAGCTTGTTTGTCCATCAATTAGTTACACGAGCGATCGGGGATCTGCAAGGGAAACAGATCGCGCTTTGGGGGCTCTCCTTCAAACCAGAAACAGACGATATTCGAGAATCCCCAGCCCTCAAGTTAACGCGAGCGTTTCTCGAGGAAGGCGCGCGTGTAGTTGGACATGATCCAAAAGCAGGGAATCACTTTGCCAATGCTTTTCGAGAGGAAACGCAAGTTCAAATATGCTCGGATCAATACGAAGCCCTCCACGGAGCTCACGCGCTTCTGTTGCTCACGGAGTGGCAGACCTATCGAGCGCCTTTGTTTGAACGCATGCGCGAGTTGCTTCAACAAGGCCCTCAAGGAGACCCACCTGCCATCATCGATAGTCGCAATTTGTGGCATGGTGAGGAAGTGATCAAAGCTGGCTTGCGGTATTATGGACTCGGTACAAGACTGTACTCGCCCATAGACTATCCGCCAAGCGCACCTTCTCGATCAACTTCTACAGCTAGCCCCGTCTCTAAAGTTCCTCTTTTCTTAGGATCGACTTTTCCATTCCCTGGCAAAGAGAACGTATAA
- the grxD gene encoding Grx4 family monothiol glutaredoxin, producing MDDMVQKQIQTLIDSHPVLLFIKGTKTFPQCGFSARVVDILKKEGVPFETVNVLAAPEIREGIKEYSNWPTIPQLYVKGKFLGGCDIVTEMRQNGELSQELKNAGLK from the coding sequence ATGGATGATATGGTACAAAAGCAGATCCAGACACTCATCGACTCCCATCCTGTGCTTCTCTTCATAAAAGGGACAAAGACTTTTCCACAGTGTGGATTCTCTGCCAGAGTAGTAGACATTCTCAAAAAAGAAGGGGTCCCTTTTGAAACGGTCAATGTCCTTGCAGCACCCGAAATCCGAGAAGGGATCAAGGAATACTCAAACTGGCCCACGATCCCTCAGCTGTATGTCAAAGGAAAGTTCTTAGGGGGTTGTGATATCGTGACAGAAATGCGCCAAAATGGAGAGCTCTCCCAAGAACTCAAAAACGCAGGGCTTAAGTAA
- a CDS encoding JAB domain-containing protein produces MPLRITLQEEASSPILIYNHPSGGSTPSPQELACTNWLLKATQWIGIPLSNRLIIASSGYASLTR; encoded by the coding sequence ATTCCACTGAGAATCACCCTACAAGAAGAGGCTTCCTCCCCTATCTTGATCTACAATCATCCCAGCGGAGGCTCGACTCCAAGCCCACAAGAACTCGCATGCACAAATTGGCTCCTCAAAGCCACACAGTGGATTGGCATCCCTCTGAGCAACCGCTTAATCATCGCTTCCTCAGGATATGCATCCTTAACTCGATAG
- a CDS encoding UPF0758 domain-containing protein: MTAATSFAGPSKRALHLGAEGLGDPELIAILLGTGHPHMSV; the protein is encoded by the coding sequence ATGACAGCTGCCACTTCTTTTGCAGGGCCCAGCAAACGGGCTCTTCACCTCGGAGCCGAAGGGCTCGGGGATCCTGAGCTCATTGCTATTCTCCTAGGGACGGGCCACCCACATATGTCTGTCTAG